The Breoghania sp. genome has a segment encoding these proteins:
- a CDS encoding esterase-like activity of phytase family protein, producing MSRPRILARATMAFAGTVLFIAASSFSDQATAQTQGGDQSGPASDRRSLAPGHHDLQLTFQPLPSFRIGERAQTRFGVLEWRGGGVLYSPNPHMGGISAIEGLDAGRRVIAISDNGLWFGFDLKIDGDGMLSGVSDGWVAPMLDQNGNAMIRKSEADSEGLALRPRDDGGDDLLVSFEGAPRIFVYHDELSSADRKTLKLPADARRYLGWNRGLESLAFAKAGPLKGAAVAIGELDRERHDRLPGWIIPQDGAPRMFTLLASDNYAATDAAFLPDGDLLLLERRFNLSQGVGMRIRRFDAGALEGADGLQGKVLIDANLAYQIDNMEGLSVDVDDQGRVLLTVVSDDNRSILQRTLLLRFELMDGAR from the coding sequence ATGTCCCGCCCGCGCATCCTCGCGCGCGCAACAATGGCCTTTGCGGGCACCGTTCTGTTTATCGCCGCGAGCAGTTTCAGCGATCAGGCGACGGCGCAGACGCAAGGGGGCGACCAGTCCGGCCCGGCATCGGATCGCAGATCGCTCGCGCCTGGCCATCACGACCTTCAGCTCACCTTCCAGCCGCTTCCCTCCTTTCGGATTGGCGAGCGCGCCCAGACGCGGTTTGGCGTGCTGGAATGGCGCGGCGGCGGGGTTCTCTATTCGCCCAATCCGCATATGGGCGGGATCTCAGCCATAGAGGGACTGGATGCGGGCAGGCGGGTGATCGCCATATCGGATAACGGATTATGGTTCGGTTTCGATCTCAAGATCGATGGGGATGGCATGCTGAGCGGTGTTTCCGACGGCTGGGTCGCTCCCATGCTGGACCAGAACGGCAATGCGATGATCCGCAAGTCGGAAGCCGATTCCGAAGGCCTCGCCCTGCGTCCGCGCGATGATGGCGGCGATGATCTTCTGGTGTCGTTCGAGGGCGCGCCGCGGATCTTCGTCTATCATGACGAGCTTTCGTCAGCCGACCGCAAGACCCTGAAACTGCCCGCCGACGCGCGGCGCTATCTGGGCTGGAACCGGGGGCTTGAATCGCTGGCCTTCGCGAAGGCGGGACCTTTGAAGGGGGCGGCGGTCGCCATCGGCGAACTGGACCGGGAGCGCCATGATCGCCTGCCGGGCTGGATCATTCCGCAGGACGGCGCCCCCCGCATGTTCACCCTTTTGGCCAGCGACAACTACGCCGCCACCGACGCTGCGTTCCTGCCCGATGGCGATCTCCTGTTGCTGGAGCGCCGCTTCAATCTTTCGCAAGGCGTCGGCATGCGCATCCGCCGGTTTGACGCGGGCGCACTTGAGGGCGCTGACGGGCTGCAAGGCAAGGTGCTGATCGATGCCAATCTCGCCTATCAGATCGACAACATGGAAGGGCTGTCGGTCGATGTCGACGATCAGGGGCGTGTCCTGCTGACGGTCGTTTCCGATGACAACCGCTCCATCCTCCAGCGCACCCTGCTGTTGCGATTCGAACTGATGGACGGCGCACGGTAG
- the cobT gene encoding cobaltochelatase subunit CobT has protein sequence MASNSGRGKGEGQNEPFKRAVSATMRAISGEPELEVVFSTDRASLAGQKARLAELPRKVSARDIAITRGQGDAMALRLACHDAKVHRQYAPEGQEARAVYEAVEQARCEAIGSRRMPGVAANISTMIDERYARAGYQDTADKSEVPLEDALALLVREKLTGIAPPPSALPLVDVWRSWIEARGSDALDDLVGRMDDQKEFAAGVRSLLAALDLAEDLGEQSSEEDENEQPEEGEDDRSDTSTGEAEEMEGEDTADVQESEMPGSEEEAGETEAGDTYADDFRDQDGDADSDDAGEAERPNQPLSNQPHSDYKVFTTKFDEVVLAEDLCEAEELDRLRSYLDKQLVNLQGAVARLANRLQRRLMAQQNRSWDFDLEEGILDTARLPRLVIDPMQPLAFKMEKDTNFRDTIVTLLLDNSGSMRGRPITVAAACADILARTLERCGVKVEILGFTTRAWKGGQSREAWLGAGKPATPGRLNDLRHIVYKAADAPWRRARRNLGLMMREGLLKENIDGEALEWAHTRLLARPENRRIMMVISDGAPVDDSTLSVNPGNYLERHLRHVIEAIETRSPVELIAIGIGHDVTRYYRRAVTIVDSEELAGAMTEQLASLFEETPTGAHGGRARRGRRA, from the coding sequence ATGGCGTCGAATTCCGGTCGCGGCAAGGGTGAAGGTCAGAACGAGCCGTTCAAGCGGGCGGTCTCGGCCACCATGCGTGCGATTTCGGGCGAACCGGAGCTGGAGGTGGTCTTCTCGACAGACCGCGCCTCTCTGGCGGGCCAGAAGGCGCGACTGGCGGAACTGCCGCGCAAGGTGAGCGCGCGCGATATTGCGATCACCCGCGGGCAGGGGGACGCGATGGCGCTTCGCCTTGCCTGCCACGACGCCAAGGTGCACCGCCAGTATGCTCCCGAGGGGCAGGAGGCGCGCGCCGTCTATGAGGCGGTGGAACAGGCGCGCTGCGAGGCGATCGGGTCGCGCCGCATGCCGGGCGTCGCCGCCAATATCTCCACCATGATCGACGAGCGTTATGCGCGCGCGGGCTATCAGGACACGGCCGACAAGTCGGAGGTGCCGCTGGAGGACGCGTTGGCGCTGCTGGTGCGCGAAAAGCTGACGGGCATCGCGCCGCCGCCATCCGCCCTGCCGCTGGTCGATGTGTGGCGCTCGTGGATCGAAGCGCGTGGCTCGGATGCGCTCGACGATCTCGTCGGTCGGATGGACGATCAGAAGGAATTCGCCGCCGGCGTACGCTCGCTGCTGGCCGCTCTCGACCTTGCCGAGGATCTGGGCGAGCAGTCTTCCGAGGAGGACGAGAACGAGCAGCCCGAAGAGGGCGAGGACGACCGTTCCGACACCTCCACCGGCGAAGCGGAGGAGATGGAGGGCGAGGACACCGCCGACGTCCAGGAAAGCGAGATGCCGGGCTCGGAGGAAGAGGCTGGCGAAACGGAAGCGGGCGATACCTACGCCGACGACTTCCGCGATCAGGATGGCGATGCGGATTCCGATGATGCTGGCGAGGCGGAGCGCCCCAACCAGCCGCTCTCCAACCAGCCGCATTCCGATTACAAGGTCTTTACAACCAAGTTCGACGAGGTCGTGCTGGCGGAGGACCTGTGCGAGGCGGAGGAACTCGACCGTCTGCGCTCCTATCTCGACAAGCAGCTCGTCAATCTGCAGGGCGCGGTGGCGCGGCTCGCCAACCGCCTCCAGCGCCGCCTGATGGCGCAGCAGAACCGGTCCTGGGACTTCGATCTGGAAGAGGGCATTCTCGACACGGCCCGCCTGCCGCGTCTTGTCATCGACCCGATGCAGCCGCTGGCCTTCAAGATGGAGAAGGACACGAATTTCCGCGACACCATCGTGACGCTGCTTTTGGACAATTCCGGCTCCATGCGCGGGCGTCCGATCACGGTTGCCGCCGCCTGCGCCGATATTCTGGCGCGTACGCTGGAACGCTGCGGGGTGAAGGTGGAAATCCTCGGCTTCACCACGCGCGCGTGGAAGGGTGGCCAGTCGCGCGAGGCATGGCTTGGCGCGGGCAAGCCCGCAACGCCGGGTCGCCTCAACGACCTTCGCCATATCGTCTACAAGGCGGCGGATGCGCCCTGGCGTCGGGCCAGGCGCAATCTCGGCCTGATGATGCGCGAGGGCCTGTTGAAGGAAAACATCGACGGCGAAGCGCTGGAATGGGCACATACGCGCCTTCTGGCGCGCCCGGAGAACCGCCGCATCATGATGGTGATCTCCGATGGCGCCCCGGTCGATGACAGCACCTTGTCGGTCAATCCGGGCAACTATCTGGAACGCCACCTGCGCCATGTCATCGAGGCCATCGAGACGCGCTCTCCGGTGGAACTTATCGCCATCGGCATCGGCCATGACGTGACCCGCTATTATCGCCGCGCGGTGACCATCGTGGATTCCGAGGAGCTTGCGGGCGCCATGACGGAACAACTGGCGTCGCTCTTTGAGGAAACGCCCACCGGCGCCCATGGCGGCAGGGCGCGCCGCGGCAGGCGCGCATGA
- the cobS gene encoding cobaltochelatase subunit CobS — MTDEKTTAAEMPDKKISVREVFGIDSDLEVPAYSKTSEHVPEVDPDYLFDRPTTLSILAGFARNRRVMVTGYHGTGKSTHIEQVAARLNWPCVRVNLDSHISRIDLIGKDAIVVRDGQQVTEFRDGILPWAYQNNVALVFDEYDAGRPDVMFVIQRVLESSGRLTLLDQSRVIRPHPAFRLFATANTVGLGDTSGLYHGTQQINQAQMDRWSIVATLNYLPHDNEVNIILAKAKHYQNEEGRKIVDKMVRMADLTRNAFVGGDLSTVMSPRTVITWAENADIFGDVGYAFVVTFLNKCDEMERPVVAEFYQRCFGEDLPDSSANIVLS; from the coding sequence ATGACGGACGAGAAGACGACAGCCGCCGAAATGCCTGACAAGAAGATCTCGGTTCGCGAGGTTTTCGGTATCGACAGCGACCTTGAAGTGCCCGCTTATTCGAAAACCAGCGAGCATGTGCCCGAGGTGGACCCGGACTATTTGTTCGACCGTCCCACGACCCTTTCGATTCTGGCAGGCTTCGCGCGCAATCGTCGCGTCATGGTCACCGGCTATCACGGCACCGGCAAGTCGACCCATATCGAACAGGTCGCCGCGCGGCTGAACTGGCCCTGCGTGCGTGTCAACCTGGACAGCCACATCTCGCGTATCGACCTGATCGGCAAGGACGCCATCGTCGTGCGCGACGGCCAGCAGGTCACCGAATTCCGCGATGGCATCCTGCCCTGGGCCTACCAGAACAATGTCGCGCTGGTTTTCGACGAATATGACGCCGGTCGCCCGGACGTAATGTTCGTGATCCAGCGCGTGCTGGAATCCTCCGGTCGTCTGACGCTGCTCGACCAGTCGCGCGTCATCCGTCCGCACCCGGCCTTCCGCCTCTTCGCCACCGCCAACACGGTGGGCCTCGGCGATACCTCGGGCCTCTATCACGGCACCCAGCAGATCAACCAGGCCCAGATGGACCGCTGGTCGATCGTCGCCACGCTGAACTACCTGCCGCATGACAACGAGGTGAACATCATCCTCGCCAAGGCCAAGCACTACCAGAACGAGGAAGGCCGCAAGATCGTCGACAAGATGGTGCGCATGGCGGACCTGACGCGCAACGCCTTCGTTGGCGGCGATCTGTCCACCGTCATGAGCCCGCGTACCGTCATCACATGGGCGGAAAACGCCGATATTTTCGGCGATGTCGGCTATGCCTTCGTGGTCACCTTCCTCAACAAGTGCGACGAGATGGAGCGCCCCGTCGTGGCGGAGTTCTATCAGCGCTGCTTTGGCGAGGATCTTCCCGATTCCTCCGCCAATATCGTTCTGAGCTGA
- a CDS encoding J domain-containing protein, which translates to MKLDSKIFDRIRIKPDKERMAAENTPPCQWNGCSRAGTHKAPRGRNAEGQYLHFCIDHVRLYNKSYNYFEGMNDSQVRDFQKDALTGHRPTWRMGVDKDPDGHKPFRRTWNADAQDPYEVFDGEAAPRRDAPRKRKLKPLEKRSLEMLNLDERADSSDIKARYKELVKQLHPDANGGDRSTEDRLRQIIQSYNILRQSGLC; encoded by the coding sequence ATGAAACTCGATTCAAAGATCTTTGACCGCATCCGGATCAAGCCGGACAAGGAACGTATGGCAGCGGAGAATACGCCGCCGTGCCAGTGGAACGGGTGCTCGCGTGCGGGAACCCACAAGGCGCCGCGCGGGCGCAATGCCGAAGGTCAGTACCTGCATTTCTGCATCGATCACGTGCGGCTCTACAACAAGAGCTACAACTATTTCGAAGGCATGAATGACAGTCAGGTCCGCGACTTCCAGAAGGACGCGCTGACCGGGCATCGCCCGACCTGGCGCATGGGGGTGGACAAGGATCCCGATGGCCACAAGCCCTTTCGGCGCACGTGGAATGCGGATGCCCAGGACCCTTACGAGGTTTTTGATGGGGAGGCCGCCCCACGCCGGGACGCGCCGCGCAAGCGCAAGCTGAAGCCGCTGGAAAAACGGTCGCTGGAGATGCTCAATCTCGATGAGCGCGCCGACAGCTCCGACATCAAGGCGCGCTACAAGGAACTGGTGAAGCAGCTTCACCCCGACGCCAATGGCGGCGATCGGTCCACCGAGGATCGCCTGCGCCAGATCATTCAGTCCTACAACATCCTGCGTCAGTCCGGTCTGTGCTGA
- a CDS encoding BolA family protein, translating into MTLKATIEEKLSQAFSPTTLTVIDESDKHAGHAGWREGGETHFRVEVVSPAFAGKSRVQIHRMINEALSTELENGIHALAIKAGAA; encoded by the coding sequence ATGACCCTCAAGGCGACGATCGAGGAAAAGCTCTCACAGGCCTTTTCCCCAACCACCCTCACCGTCATCGACGAATCCGACAAGCATGCCGGGCATGCCGGGTGGCGGGAAGGTGGCGAGACCCATTTCCGGGTCGAGGTTGTTTCTCCCGCCTTCGCGGGAAAGTCGCGCGTTCAGATCCATCGCATGATCAACGAGGCGCTGAGCACGGAGCTTGAAAATGGGATCCATGCGCTCGCAATCAAGGCGGGCGCGGCCTGA
- a CDS encoding HlyC/CorC family transporter, producing the protein MKDVWFDLVDKVSGLGGEFWLTVVCIAALLVLSGFFSGSETALTAASRARIHQMEKSGDRRAAIVAKLISSRERLIGALLLGNNLVNILASALATSVFLSLVGDAGVAYATIVMTVLVLIFSEVLPKTWAIGDPDRFALAVSPVVRVCVAVFGPLIAGIEILVRRILHLFGVSVEEGADVLSARDELRGAVDLQHLEGGLIKADRDRLGGLLDLAELEVSDVMIHRTNMQTLNADDDPADLVDQVLASPYTRLPLWRESPDNIIGIVHAKDVLRAVKEVNGDMQQVDVERIATPPWFVPDTTSLQDQLNTFLKRKSHFALVVDEYGEVMGLMTLEDILEEIVGDISDEHDVVVQGVRPQPDGSVVVDGSVPIRDLNRAMDWELPDEEATTIAGLVIHEARMIPEERQAFTFHGYRFTVLRKEKNRITRLRLLPLTSVQAAAG; encoded by the coding sequence ATGAAGGACGTTTGGTTCGATCTGGTGGACAAGGTCTCCGGCCTTGGCGGTGAATTCTGGCTGACGGTGGTGTGCATCGCGGCGCTTCTGGTGCTGTCCGGCTTCTTCTCCGGTTCGGAGACGGCGCTGACGGCGGCCTCTCGTGCGCGCATCCACCAGATGGAGAAATCCGGTGATCGCCGGGCGGCCATCGTCGCCAAGCTGATTTCCTCGCGCGAACGCCTCATCGGCGCGCTGCTGCTGGGCAACAACCTCGTCAACATTCTGGCCTCCGCCCTGGCGACCTCCGTGTTCCTGTCGCTGGTGGGCGATGCGGGCGTCGCCTACGCCACGATCGTCATGACCGTGCTGGTGCTGATCTTTTCGGAGGTGCTGCCCAAGACATGGGCCATCGGCGATCCGGACCGCTTCGCATTGGCCGTTTCACCGGTGGTGCGCGTCTGCGTGGCCGTGTTCGGTCCGCTCATCGCGGGCATCGAGATCCTGGTGCGCAGGATCCTGCATCTGTTCGGCGTGTCGGTGGAAGAGGGGGCGGATGTGCTTTCCGCACGTGACGAGCTGCGCGGCGCGGTGGACCTGCAACACCTTGAGGGCGGGCTCATCAAGGCCGATCGCGACCGTCTTGGCGGCCTTCTGGATCTGGCGGAGCTGGAAGTCTCCGACGTCATGATCCACCGCACCAACATGCAGACGCTGAATGCCGACGACGATCCGGCCGATCTGGTCGATCAGGTGCTCGCAAGCCCCTATACCCGCCTGCCGCTGTGGCGCGAGAGCCCCGACAATATCATCGGTATCGTCCACGCCAAGGACGTGTTGCGGGCGGTGAAGGAAGTGAACGGCGACATGCAGCAAGTGGACGTGGAGCGCATCGCCACGCCGCCGTGGTTCGTGCCCGATACGACCTCGCTTCAGGATCAGCTCAACACCTTCCTCAAGCGCAAGTCCCATTTCGCGCTCGTCGTGGACGAGTATGGCGAGGTGATGGGCCTGATGACGCTGGAAGACATTCTGGAAGAAATCGTCGGCGACATTTCCGACGAGCACGACGTGGTGGTGCAGGGCGTACGCCCGCAGCCCGACGGCTCGGTGGTGGTTGACGGCTCCGTCCCGATCCGCGATCTCAACCGCGCCATGGATTGGGAGCTTCCCGATGAGGAAGCCACCACCATTGCGGGCCTCGTGATCCACGAGGCGCGGATGATCCCGGAAGAGCGCCAGGCCTTCACCTTCCACGGCTACCGCTTCACGGTGCTGCGCAAGGAAAAGAACCGCATCACCCGCCTGCGTCTGCTGCCCCTGACAAGTGTGCAGGCCGCGGCCGGGTAG
- the aroB gene encoding 3-dehydroquinate synthase, translated as MSETTMPAETNVRRTVRVDLAERGYDIVIGDGLIGEAGERIAALFPGARVAIITDETVATLHLPAFTASLDAAGLGHETFLVKPGEPSKSFPVFEDLCDRVLGAHFERNDVIVALGGGVIGDLAGFVAGVVRRGMPFIQVPTTLLAQVDSSVGGKTGINTAQGKNLIGLFNQPALVLADTSALDTLAPRDFRAGYGEVAKYGLIDDPTFFAWLEQNWQGIFDGGPERIEAVAHSCQAKARVVAADEREGGMRALLNLGHTFGHALERAVGYDGALLVHGEGVSIGMVLAHDFSVELGICPKEVATRVREHLSTVGLPTHMSDIPGQLPGTAELMRYIAQDKKVSRGALTFILTRGLGCSFIEKGVNPAAVEDFLERQRLVP; from the coding sequence ATGAGCGAGACCACCATGCCTGCCGAGACCAACGTTCGGCGCACCGTGCGCGTGGATCTGGCAGAGCGCGGCTATGATATCGTGATCGGAGACGGCCTGATCGGTGAGGCGGGGGAGCGTATTGCCGCGCTTTTTCCCGGCGCGCGTGTCGCCATCATCACCGACGAGACGGTCGCAACGCTCCATCTGCCTGCCTTTACCGCATCGCTGGACGCCGCTGGCCTCGGCCATGAGACGTTCCTGGTGAAGCCGGGCGAGCCCTCCAAGAGCTTTCCCGTGTTTGAGGATCTGTGCGACCGGGTGCTGGGCGCGCATTTCGAGCGCAACGACGTGATCGTGGCGCTGGGCGGCGGCGTGATCGGCGATCTGGCCGGGTTTGTCGCCGGTGTCGTGCGTCGCGGGATGCCCTTCATACAGGTGCCCACGACGCTGCTGGCGCAGGTCGACAGCTCGGTCGGCGGCAAGACCGGCATCAACACCGCACAGGGCAAGAACCTCATCGGCCTGTTCAATCAGCCGGCACTTGTTCTGGCGGATACAAGCGCCCTCGACACGCTCGCGCCCCGCGATTTCCGCGCCGGTTACGGCGAGGTGGCGAAATACGGCCTGATCGACGATCCGACGTTCTTCGCCTGGCTTGAACAGAACTGGCAGGGCATTTTCGATGGCGGGCCAGAGCGTATCGAAGCGGTGGCCCATTCGTGCCAGGCCAAGGCCCGTGTGGTGGCCGCCGATGAACGCGAAGGCGGCATGCGCGCGCTTCTGAATCTCGGCCACACCTTTGGCCATGCGCTGGAGCGCGCGGTCGGATATGATGGCGCGCTGCTGGTTCACGGCGAGGGCGTTTCCATCGGCATGGTGCTGGCGCACGATTTTTCCGTCGAACTGGGGATTTGCCCGAAAGAAGTCGCCACACGGGTGCGCGAACATCTTTCAACGGTCGGGCTGCCCACCCATATGTCGGATATTCCGGGCCAGTTGCCCGGCACGGCGGAGCTCATGCGCTATATCGCGCAGGACAAGAAGGTCTCGCGCGGCGCGCTCACCTTCATCCTGACCCGCGGGCTCGGGTGCTCCTTCATCGAGAAGGGCGTGAACCCGGCCGCCGTGGAGGATTTCCTGGAGCGCCAGCGTCTCGTGCCGTGA
- a CDS encoding shikimate kinase — protein sequence MSDKEGDQTRVPDVEGVRTRLGKRTIVLVGMMGCGKSSVGRLLANRLNLPFVDADLEIEAAANLTIPEIFERHGEAYFRSGEHRVIVRLLGEGPQVLATGGGAFMNPETRHSISENGISVWLKADFETLFARVSRRTHRPLLQTPDPAAVLRELLRKRNPIYEKADVSVDSRDVPHEQVVSDIVNVLDDFMSAKDAGQDT from the coding sequence TTGAGTGACAAGGAAGGGGACCAGACGCGCGTGCCCGATGTCGAAGGAGTGCGTACGCGTCTCGGCAAGCGCACCATCGTGCTGGTCGGCATGATGGGCTGCGGAAAATCCAGTGTTGGCCGCTTGCTCGCCAACCGGCTGAACCTGCCATTCGTGGATGCGGATCTGGAAATCGAGGCCGCCGCGAACCTGACGATCCCGGAGATTTTCGAACGCCACGGCGAGGCCTATTTCCGCTCCGGCGAACACCGCGTGATCGTGCGTCTGCTGGGCGAGGGGCCGCAGGTGCTGGCCACCGGCGGAGGCGCCTTCATGAATCCGGAAACCCGGCATTCCATCTCCGAGAATGGGATTTCGGTCTGGCTCAAGGCCGATTTCGAGACCCTGTTCGCCCGCGTCAGCCGCCGCACCCACCGCCCGCTGCTTCAGACCCCCGATCCGGCTGCGGTGTTGCGCGAGCTTCTGCGCAAGCGCAATCCGATCTATGAAAAGGCAGATGTGTCGGTGGATTCGCGCGATGTGCCCCATGAGCAGGTGGTGAGCGATATCGTCAACGTGCTCGATGATTTCATGTCTGCGAAGGATGCGGGCCAAGATACCTGA
- a CDS encoding site-specific tyrosine recombinase XerD: MLAVERGAALNTLESYRRDLDDFSGFLATLGTDASKATSDDISAYLSDLAGRGFAATTQARRLSALRQFYKFLYGENMRGDDPTGPIAAPKARKSLPGTLSEAEVDRLIEAARFNASLDGESVARQLRAHRLYTMLELLYATGLRVSELVSLPISATRSGADMIIVRGKGNKERMVPLSDRASAAMRDYTALRAAAGSYSGSPWLFPSFGETGHFTRQAFARDLKALAAGVGIQAKKVSPHVLRHAFASHLLQNGADLRIVQQLLGHADISTTQIYTHVLDERLRKLVDEHHPLARKRG; the protein is encoded by the coding sequence ATGCTCGCCGTTGAACGCGGCGCGGCGCTCAATACGCTGGAAAGCTATCGGCGCGATCTGGACGATTTCTCCGGTTTTCTCGCAACGCTGGGCACGGACGCCTCAAAGGCCACCAGCGACGATATCTCCGCCTATCTTTCCGACCTCGCGGGACGGGGCTTTGCCGCAACCACGCAGGCGCGCAGGCTGTCGGCACTGCGCCAGTTCTACAAGTTCCTCTATGGCGAGAACATGCGCGGCGACGATCCGACCGGACCGATCGCAGCTCCCAAGGCGCGCAAGAGCCTGCCGGGAACCCTGAGCGAAGCGGAGGTGGACCGCCTGATCGAGGCGGCGCGCTTCAACGCCTCGCTTGACGGGGAATCCGTTGCCCGCCAGCTCCGCGCCCACCGGCTCTACACGATGCTGGAACTTCTCTATGCGACGGGGCTTCGCGTCTCCGAGCTTGTCAGCCTGCCGATCAGCGCCACGCGCTCGGGCGCGGACATGATCATCGTGCGCGGCAAGGGCAACAAGGAGCGCATGGTTCCGCTTTCCGATCGCGCGAGCGCGGCCATGCGCGACTACACCGCCTTGCGGGCGGCGGCCGGCTCCTATTCAGGCAGCCCGTGGCTCTTTCCCTCCTTTGGCGAGACGGGACACTTCACCCGTCAGGCCTTTGCGCGCGATCTGAAGGCTTTGGCCGCCGGGGTGGGTATTCAGGCCAAGAAAGTCTCGCCCCATGTGCTACGCCACGCCTTTGCCAGCCACCTCCTGCAAAACGGCGCGGACCTTCGCATCGTCCAGCAGCTGCTGGGGCACGCGGATATCTCCACCACGCAGATCTATACGCATGTGCTCGACGAGCGGTTGCGCAAGCTGGTGGACGAGCACCATCCGCTGGCGCGCAAGCGGGGCTGA
- a CDS encoding NAD(P)-dependent oxidoreductase produces the protein MSSSTAIVFGGAGFIGTHLLEHLVGLGKYERVVSADIRDPKRRVAGVAYLTCDVREPIDPEALGPAAIIYNLAAVHTTPGHEDWEYYWTNVLGATHVCDYANAVSCDTLVFTSSISVYGPCEDAKDEHGLLEPNSAYGRSKFQAEEIHRAWLHAGEGRTLRIARPAVVFGPGEGGNFTRLAALLKKGRMVYPGRKDTIKACGYVGELIRMLDFSLTRNEPEITFNFAYKQRYTTQEICAAFNRVAGYKAPLGVIPLSIMLMGGLAFEILGLFGKKASVNRARVMKLVKSTNIEPHVLPDMGYEYETDLEEALRRWQASEPAGEFI, from the coding sequence ATGAGCAGTTCGACCGCAATCGTCTTTGGCGGCGCCGGCTTCATCGGCACGCACCTTCTGGAACACCTGGTGGGCCTCGGCAAATACGAGCGTGTCGTGAGCGCCGATATTCGCGATCCCAAACGGCGGGTCGCGGGTGTTGCGTATCTCACCTGCGACGTGCGCGAACCGATCGATCCGGAAGCACTGGGTCCGGCGGCCATCATCTACAATCTGGCCGCCGTCCACACCACGCCGGGACATGAGGACTGGGAGTACTACTGGACCAACGTGCTGGGCGCGACACATGTCTGCGACTATGCAAACGCGGTGTCCTGCGACACGCTCGTCTTCACCTCCTCCATTTCCGTCTATGGCCCCTGCGAGGACGCCAAGGACGAGCACGGCCTGCTGGAGCCCAATTCCGCCTATGGCCGTTCCAAGTTCCAGGCGGAGGAAATTCACCGCGCATGGCTTCATGCGGGCGAAGGGCGGACGCTGCGCATCGCGCGTCCGGCGGTCGTCTTCGGTCCCGGTGAGGGCGGCAACTTCACCCGACTGGCGGCGCTGCTCAAGAAGGGCCGCATGGTCTATCCGGGCCGCAAGGACACGATCAAGGCCTGCGGTTATGTGGGCGAGCTGATCCGCATGCTGGATTTCTCGCTGACGCGCAACGAGCCGGAAATCACCTTCAACTTTGCCTACAAGCAGCGCTACACGACGCAAGAGATCTGCGCCGCCTTCAACCGGGTGGCGGGCTACAAGGCCCCGCTCGGCGTGATCCCGCTCTCCATCATGCTGATGGGCGGGCTGGCCTTCGAGATCCTCGGGCTTTTCGGCAAGAAGGCCTCGGTCAACCGGGCGCGCGTGATGAAGCTGGTGAAGTCCACCAACATCGAGCCACATGTGCTGCCCGACATGGGCTACGAATACGAGACCGATCTGGAAGAGGCGCTGAGGCGCTGGCAGGCGTCGGAGCCGGCGGGCGAGTTCATCTGA